CGTGTCCATTCTGCCACGAACACGTCAACCGGTGTACTCGCAgacacaaccacagctctCCTGCCTCTGTTGCGCTGCATCTATGTCAGGGAACCGGacccagcagcgccgcgtggcGTCGTTTAGTCCAGTGCAACGCCACTGCCTCACAGCGCAAGCGAGGTCCAGGATCACGCTCAACATCACCGCAACGTAGCTAAAGGTAGAGACAAGGAAAATGGCagtggttgtgtgtgtgtgtttgtgtccAGTTGTTGAATGATCGACACGATTTTCGTAGTGAGCTGGCCCTGACCTGATTATCTCATGCCCGCGTGTCTCTtgcgcacagcgccagctcAGTCCTCTCCGCGGACACCAAGAGTCCCCGCAACTGTAGCCGAGGGCAGGCTGTGCAGGCTGCTTTGGCCTCCCCACATAAAGAGTAGGTACCGCACCCTGAATACCACGGTGCGGTGGCTCGCATCATGAGGGCCCACGTTGACGGCAAcggacaaaaaaaaacagagcgaggagctgcagggaGGCGAAATAGTAccgaggagaggggaggcgggcggGGAGGTGCGCCCACACGCAAGGACAcattcccccctccccccggcCCACCTCATCAAGTCCACCTCTTCAATCTTGTTTCTTTGAACACTAACAGAAAGAAATAATAATCCGTAACATGTGATCAacgatgtgtgtgcgtgtgcgtgtgcgtgcgggaaAGACAAGCGAACGGGGGGTGGGAGCGAGACTCTCTTCAGTGCCGTACTAGGTAGGCCCCGAAGGCGGGAGCGgctgagagggagggaagccAAGCGATGATGGCCAGGAGATCTGCAGCATTTCCCAGCAGCCACCACATGTCCGtcgccctctccttcctcctcaCAGCGGGCTGCGCTCTCTACCTCCGAGAGGAGCAGACCTGGGGTTCGAACTGacctctctgcgtgtgtgggtgtgtgggtgccaTGACGTGCAATGTGTGAGCTGACGTGTGCCCCTGGCGTGACGCGGTGTCCCATGTGTGCGATGTCAGCCCTGCCTGCTCTCTTGCTGCTCGCCCTCCTTTTCCGTCATTCACCTTCCCCAAGTGCTTCTCACTTCGCAGTGATGCTGCGTGTGACTGGGCTCTCTTTATCCGTTTGCACAGCGGTGCAGAGGGATTTGTGGGCACAGGCGTGCATGCGTAAGAGGCACCCCAGCTGCGATCCCGTACACCTCTACTCCtgccatccctccctccctgcgcgTTGTTACACGTGGTTTCTCTTGTGTGCAATGGTGCCGCTTgacccctctctctctctcacacgccgtccgcaccaccaccgccatccccTTTCACTCAACTCTTGTttgtgacacacacacacacgcacacgcacacgcacacgcgtttCTTTTCACGGACTCCCACCATCACCCTCTGTCTCCTGACACGCGGAGAAGTCAGCACGCAGAAGGGCTTCCTCCGTCGTGCCTATCCCAGACGTTATCTTGCTCATTCCTTTCCTTTGTTATTTGCTCACTCGTGGAACGCAATCCTTCGCTCCCTCGATCTCGTatccgtctccctccctccctcatcaTGCTCCGTCGCGTTTGctcgtcggcagcggcctcccacgccgctgccgcgacgaTGGCTGCGCGCAGCCTCACCTACCAACCGCGCATCCGCGACGTGCAGTTCCTGTACGAGGAGGTTTTCGCCATGTACGACCACTACAAGAATCTGGGCAAGAGCCCCGCTTGTGGCTCTGACAGCGTGGTCACGAAGGAGCTgatggatgcgctgctggaggagagcTCGAAGCTTGCGGTGCAGACGTTGTTCCCGTTGTACGAGTCCAGCGACAGTGAGGGCTGCGTGCTGAAGGACGGCAACGTGACGACGCCCAATGGCTTCAAGGAGGCGTACCAGGCGCTCACGGCGGGCGGCTGGACCGGTATTAATGAGGCCGAGAAGTACGGCGGGCAGGGGCTGCCCCTGTCGGTCGGGTTCACGACACGTGAAATGATAGCGACAGCGAATTGGGGGTTCAGCATGTATCCTGGGCTCTCTCTGGGTGCCTGCCGCACTCTCATGTCATGGGCAAGCGACGAGATGAAGGACCAGTACCTGCCCAAGCTGGTGAGTGGTGAGTGGAGCGGGACGATGTGTCTGACGGAGCCGCAGTGCGGGACGGACCTGTCACAAGTGAAGACGAAGGCGGAGCCATCCGGCGACGGCAAGTCGTACCGCATCTCCGGGACGAAGATCTTTATTTCCGCCGGTGACCACGACCTGACGGACAATATTATTCACGTTGTGCTTGCGCGGCTGCCGAactcgctgccgtcgacgaAGGGGCTGTCGCTATTCCTTGTGCCGCGGCATGTTGTGAACGATGACGGGTCACTGGAGGCTGCGAGGAATGTGGAGTGCATTGCGCTGGAGAAGAAGATGGGGATCAAGGGCAGCTCGACGTGCCAGCTGAGCTTCCAGAACTCTGTGGGGTATCTGATCGGCGAGCCGAGTGCCGGGATGAAGCAGATGTTTACATTCATGAACGCCGCGCGAGTCGGGTGCGCGCTGGAGGGCATCTGCCACGCGGAGCTTGCGTTCCAGAACGGGCTG
Above is a window of Leishmania mexicana MHOM/GT/2001/U1103 complete genome, chromosome 28 DNA encoding:
- a CDS encoding putative acyl-CoA dehydrogenase; translated protein: MLRRVCSSAAASHAAAATMAARSLTYQPRIRDVQFLYEEVFAMYDHYKNLGKSPACGSDSVVTKELMDALLEESSKLAVQTLFPLYESSDSEGCVLKDGNVTTPNGFKEAYQALTAGGWTGINEAEKYGGQGLPLSVGFTTREMIATANWGFSMYPGLSLGACRTLMSWASDEMKDQYLPKLVSGEWSGTMCLTEPQCGTDLSQVKTKAEPSGDGKSYRISGTKIFISAGDHDLTDNIIHVVLARLPNSLPSTKGLSLFLVPRHVVNDDGSLEAARNVECIALEKKMGIKGSSTCQLSFQNSVGYLIGEPSAGMKQMFTFMNAARVGCALEGICHAELAFQNGLRYARERRSMRALGGTKEPEMVADRIICHANVRQNVLFAKAIAEGGRALLLDVGRLLDLHAAAPDAATAEALDHEIGFYTPIAKACVTEWGVEAASRLLQVWGGHGYIKGNGMEQILRDSRIGTIYEGTTGVQALDFIGRKVLSTKGGNQAKRFGKRVSKLAWAHMLSTGALGRYGRQLWLMQKQWRIVTTRIGLMALKNRDAAAASSEDFLMYTGYMTLGYYWLRMAEVAQRRVAAGQDADGFYQTKLDTCEYVFTRILPRAEAHKRIMLAEPTLCRYKEENWDI